Genomic window (Sphingorhabdus pulchriflava):
CGAAACGCTGGGGCTAAGCGCACCGGCAGCAGGCGATGCCTATGCACGTGAAAAATATAATTATGGTCCATCTGACCCAGCGGAACTTAACCGCCGTCGCTATCCGCGCTAAGGTCAGGGACCACGCTAGAACAGACCGGAACAGGCAGTGCAAATCGAACCATTATCTCCCGAAGCGTTAGCGCTTGCGGGCCAGCCCGGGCCGACCCCCAGCGATCCCCTGATCGCTGCGATCGCCCGGTTGGCACGCGAGTTCGAGCTGCCTGATCCCGGAATATTGCTGCAGGGCTTTGCTGTTAACAGCGACGGCACCTTGCCGTTTCACCAAGCCGAAATCGCTGCTGAGCTTGTCGGACTGCAATGCGATACACTGCCGATGGGACGGCTGCCGACCAAATCGCGTCAGTTGCCCGCCTTGATACGCACGCGCGATGGCGCGGCAATTGTTTATGAAAGCAACAAGGATCAGTTGTTGCTCTGGACCCCCGGCAATGGGGAACCGGTCTGGACCGATGCCGAAGCCGTCGAGGCGGAATTTGCCGGGCAGGCGGTACACATATTGGGCAATGCCAATTTGCGTCAAGGCGAAGATGTCGGCAAAGTGGCTGCGCTGCGCGGACACTGGTTCTGGTCTGAACTCTATAAGTTGCGCCGCGAATTTTATCCGGTTCTGTGGGCCGCGTTGCTGATCAATCTGCTGGCTTTCGCCCTGCCGTTGTTCACGATGAATGTGTATGATCGAATCATTCCAAACCGCGCAATTTCAAGCCTTTGGGTGCTTGCCATCGGCGTGGTCTTGGCCTTTGCCGTGGAATTTGCGCTCCGCATGGCGCGTGCTGGATTGCTCGACGAGTTGGGGCGGAAACTCGATCTGAAGCTGTCTGAGAAAATCTTCGGAAAGCTCGTCAATATCCCCCTTGCGGAACGTGCTGGCGATACAGGTCGCCTGTCGCGCCGGGTTTCCGAATATGAAATTGTCCGCGATTTCTTTGCGTCGACCACCATCACCTTGCTGGTCGATTTCATCTTCATGATCGTCTTCGTCGCAATGATTGCGATCCTTGCAGGCTGGCTGGCAGTTATCCCTGTGGTGATTATCGGTGCGATGATTGCCGCAGGCATGGTGTTGCAACGCAAGATGACCGCCGCCGCAATCGACGCACAGCATGATGCCGGCCTGCAGAATTCGCTGCTGGTGGAAAGCATTGCTGGCGCTGAAACGCTGAAGGCCTGTGCCGCAGAAGGCCGCATCGTCGGTCGCTGGCGCAATGTCGCAAGCATGAGCGCGCAGACTCAGGAGCGTTTGCGCCGGCTGAGCGCGATTTCGGTTACGCTCGCCAGCCTGTGTCAGCAGATTACCAGCATCGCCTTGGTCATCGGCGGCTTCTACATGTTCGATTCGGGTACCATTTCGATGGGCGCGATTATTGCCATTGTAATGCTTGCCGGTCGCTCGCTGAGCCCTGCTGGCCAATTGGCGTTCCTGATAACGCGCGGACGCCAGGCACTGACCGTACTCGACAGCATCGAAAAGCTAATGCTGAGCGGCGATGAACGTACTGCGGGTAGCCAAAGCGTCGTGCCGCAGGTTCGCGAAGGGCTGATTCGGGTAGAGGATATGAGCTTTAGCTATCCGGGTGCGGCTCAGCCGGCTCTCGCTGAAATCAACCTGAACATCAAACCGGGCGAAAAAGTAGCCATTATCGGGCGCGTTGCTTCGGGCAAATCGACACTCGGGCGCGTGCTTTGCGGGTTGTACTTCCCCGATGGCGGCTCGGTCCAGGTCGATGGCCTCGACAATCGCCAGTTCCGGCCCGCCGATTTGCGCAGCCAGTTGCGCTTCGTCGGGCAGGATGCCGAACTGTTCGGTGGCTCGATTAAGGATAATCTGCTGCTGGCGGCCCCCAGAGCGGACGATGCCCAGCTGATTGCGGCATTGCGCCGTGTCGGAGCGGACGAATTTCTTGGCCGTGATGCTGGCGGTTTTGACCGGCTGGCGGGGGAGCGTGGTCGTAGCCTTTCGGGTGGACAGCGTTCCTTCCTGTTGCTGGCACGGTCGCTGGCAAATCCGTCCAAACTGCTTTTTCTTGATGAGCCGACCGGCGCAATGGACAGCGCTACCGAAAAGCTCTTTATCGAAAAATTAGGGGCAGCTCTTTACCCGGATCAGACCCTTGTTGTGTCAACACACAGGCAGGCGATCCTGTCATTGTGCGACAGGCTGATCGTCATGGATGGCGGCCGGATTATCGCGGATGGCCCGCGTGAAAAAATCATGGCGCAGGCCGCTGCGCAGGGGGCAGCGACATGATGCACGATTTTCCTGATACCGGCGAGTTGATTATCGTCGAACGTGTCGAACACGAACCGGTGTACACCAGGAACTCGACCTTGCCGTGGGTTATTGCGGCGCTGGTGGGTTTTGGTCTGCTGTTCGCAACTATTATTCCGCGCGTCGACTTTGCCGAAATGGGCGAGATGGCACGCGCATGGACCGGAAGTGGACAGGGAAGCGAAACCAAGAAGCTCGCCCCTGAAATGCAGGCGCTGCTCAACGAAACGCTGGCAGGCAAGCCGGCACTTGCCGAAGAGGGCACGGCAGCCGAGCAGCTCAACGAGGCGATGCCGCTGTCGACCCTTCCGGTTGAAGCTGCGCGTCCCTTTGTGATGCCCTATGATTCCATTCCGATTGCGGACCGGGCGCTGCGCTGTCTGACCCAGGCTGTCTATTATGAAGCCGGGTTTGAGCCGATGGAGGGCCGTCATGCCGTTGCGCAGGTCATCCTCAACCGCATGCGCCACCCCGCCTATCCGAATTCGGTTTGCGGCGTGGTTTATCAGGGCAGCTCGCGCCCCGGATGCCAGTTCAGCTTCACCTGCGACGGATCGCTCTATCGTGCGCCGGATCCCAAAGCCTGGGCCGTCGCCCGCGATGTCGCTCAGCAGGCACTTTCGGGCAAGGTTACATCGGCGGTAGGCATGGCTACGCACTATCACGCCAATTATGTGTCACCCTATTGGGCGCCCAAGCTGACCAAGATCAACAAGATCGGTGCGCACATCTTCTATCGCTGGCCGGGCAATTGGGGTCGCCCAGGGGCCTTTACCGATGGCTATTCGGGCAAGGAATTCATCCCGGCCCTGTCGAGCCTGGCCAATATCAACGCAGGCAAGCTGGGCATGGATGGTGAGGAACTGCTCGAAGAGGCTGCAACAGCTCCTGCTGCACTGCCTCCTGATCCGACCGACCGTCGGGCCGAGAATGACCTTGGCGGACGCATGGATGTCAGCAAGGGTTGGAAACTGACCATTCCGTCGCCGACCGAAAGCCGCGGTGCCTATGAACGGGCACAAATGTCGCAAGGCACAATAGCCGCGCCCGCAACCGTCGCAGGTGCCACCCCATGAAGATTGTCAAATGGTACCGCCGGTTGAATGCGGGTGAACGGGTTATCTTTTTCAGCGGGCTTGGCCTTTCGCTTTTCCTGATCTGGGCGAGCCTTGCCGAGGTTGACGAAGTCGCGCGCGGGCAGGGCCGGGTTATCCCGTCTTCCAAGGTGCAGTTGATTCAGGCATCAGAGCCCTCGACCATCGCCAATATCCTGGTTCGTTCAGGGCAAAGCGTCCGCAAGGGCCAGTTGCTGGTGCGGCTCGATGATACCACATCCTCGTCCGAGCTTGGGCAGCTTCAGGAAGAGAATCAACGCCTTGCCGGGCGCGCTGCGCGCTTGGGAAGCGAAGGCGGCCTCGCTGGTGCCGGTGAATGTCAGGGGCAGGGATGTGAGGATGAGCGGCGTCTGCAACAAGTTCGGCAGTCAGCACTGGGCAGCCGCACAGCCGCGCTCAATGCCGCCGTTGAGCAACGCCGCCGCGACATGCAGGAAGCGCAGGCGACGGTAAATTCGCTGCAGTCCAGCCTAAAGCTGGCACAGGATCAGGTGGAAATGCTGCGTCCGCTGGCCCAGAAAAACATCGTTCCGCAAACCGAACTTATGTCTGCACAACGCGAAATGGTCGATATCCAGGGTCGATTGGCGGCCGCCCGGGAGGGCGTATCGCGCGCCGCAGCGGGGATCCGCGAAGCGCAGGCGCAGGTTTCCGAAGCCCGGCTGCAATTTGCGCAGGATGCCCTGAATGAACGCAGCCAGATCAACACCAAGATTGCCGTCAACCAGCAAACTATCCGGGGTGCGCAAGGGCGCGTCGACCGTTCGGAAATCCGTTCGCCGGTCAACGGTGTGGTAAATGACGTTCAGGTCAACACGATCGGCGGCTTCGTCAATCCGGGCGAAAAAATCATGCAGGTCGTACCCATGGGCGACAAGCTGCTGATCGAGGCGCGGATTTCGCCAAGCGATATTGCATTCATCAAGGTTGGCGATCGCGCCAACGTAAAAGTTACTGCCTATGATTTCTCGATCTATGGCGGGCTCAGCGGACGGGTCGCACAAGTCTCCGCTGATAGCATCTATGACGAGGTGGAACGGCAAGCCTATTTCACCGTCGTCATCGAAACCGACCGCTCCTATCTTGCTGTCGGCAAGAAGCGGTTGCCCATCACTCCGGGCATGATCTGCGATGTAGAGGTGATGACCGGACGAAAATCCGTCCTCAGTTACCTATTGAAACCGGTATTGAAAGCGCGGTCGCAGGCATTGACAGAACGCTGATCGCGGCAATCGACACGATCGGTGCCGGTCCTTCTATCGCTGCAAGAGCGGGCGTCTTGGCGGGAGCCGGGGGTTCTGCCGCAGCCATGGCATAGCCGTGCAGCCATTTGCCATTATTGGCAAAGGACATGATCGGCCGGTAATCATGCGCCAGACGGCCATCGAGCAGCCTGTCGGTCGAATTGTCGAGGATGACAGGGCCATCCTCCAACTGCACCACAAGCACCGCATGGTCCGCATTGCGCACCAGGTCGCGCGCCACGACCAGGATCATCCGGTCACGGTCGACCCCCATGGCGGCGAGCATGTCCATTTTGAGGATGGCAAAATCTTCGCAATCGCCCTTGCGGCGGCGCAAGGTCTCGCGCGACGACGCCCAGAAATCATTCTGGCGGTACAGCATTATGTCGTCGGTATAGCCGATCTGGCCGTTCACCCAGCTGTTGATCGCCTCAACCTGCTGGCGCGGCGTGTCGCTCGCGCTGGCTCCTGTACGCGGCAGATAGCGCTGCAACCCCCGTGCTGACCCGGCACGACTGACCTTGCTCCATTGCTGGTCAAAGGGCGTGCGGTGGATAGCAAGACGCAGGCTGCCAAGGATCATGCGATCATCGCTGATATTTGGCCGGTTCAGAGCCATAGCGGGTGGTTGCACGCAATTTTCCACCGGCCCTTCCACCGGCGCAAATTCTGCAGGCTGCGGTGTTAAGGGTGCCAATTCGGCCAGCGTCGATTGTGTCGCAACCGACGGCATCGCCAGGGGTCCTGCAGATGCTGCCCCCGACTGGGCCAAACGAATCCGGTCGAGACTGCTCAATCCTCCGCCCAAGATGGCGGCCGATTTGCTGTAACTCGCCGGTGCTGCTGCCGGTGCGATTCGGTTTATCGAGGCCAATCGCACCGGTGCACAATTTTGCGTCGCAACAGGTGCTGCAACGGCGGTGACGACCGGCGTGGCCTGTGCCACCACCTCAGCCGGCTCTGCGTCCGATTTCGCCTCTTCCGGTACAGCCGTTTCAGCCAATGCCGGCGTCGACAACAGCGCTGCACCGGCCAGCCCACCGAGCCAGCGGGTTCGCCACATGCGTGTCTTTGAGGTGCGAAGCCATTGCGACATGGCACCTCATCTGACAGCAAAACCCCTAATTCCGGTTTCGCGCTCTGGTTAACGCGAAATAACCATTATCGCTGCCCTGACAGTCTCGACTCGGTCAGATCAGGGGAATTCGTGTTCAAGAATAAATGGCGGAGACGGAGGGATTCGAACCCTCGGTACCGGATTTACCAGTACGACGGTTTAGCAAACCGTTGGTTTCAGCCACTCACCCACGTCTCCTGCGCGATTGGCGTTGAGCGCCTATAGCGAGGGGTTTTCAAGGCTGCAATGCCTATTACAACGTGAAATTTGACTCACTTGGGCGCGAAAGCGACTCGACTCATCGCCCGTTCATTGTGTGCGTCCTAAGCGGGCCGTTAGCCTTTCACGTGAATATGGAGGATTGCGACTTATGACCGGCCTGTCCCTACAAAAATTCGGGAGCCGTCTGGCGCTTGTTTTTGTTGCGCTGTCGCTGACGGCGATGCCTGTCAGTGCGCAAATCCAGACCGTCGATCCCAATGATGCCATCGACGCAGACCTAGGCACGCCTCCTAAAGTTGAACCGCCATCTGCCGCTGATATTCCTACCGATCCGCCGATTGAAGGCGACACGACGGTTGCCCCGGGAATGGAAAGCACGACGACACCCGCCGCCGTTATGCCCGCAGGCGATCCGTCGACCTATCAGGAAGATGACCTTATCGGCGCTGCTGAAGGCGTCTTCGGAAAGGGCGCCGAGGGGCTCGGCAAGCTGATGGAGGATATCCTCAAAAAGCAGGGCAGGCCCAACGGCTATATTGTCGGCCGCGAGGGTGGTGGCGCGCTGGTTGTGGGTCTGCGTTATGGCTCGGGCACGCTGCACCATAAGGTTGAGGGCGAGAAACCGGTTTACTGGACTGGCCCTTCGATTGGTTTCGACGCGGGTGCCAATGCGGGCAGCACCTTTGTGCTGGTCTATAATCTCTACGATACCGAAGATCTGTACCGCCGCTTCCCCTCGGGCGAGGGCGTTGCCTATCTGGTAGGCGGGTTCAACGCGAGCTATCTGCGCCGTGGCGATATTGTGCTCATCCCGATCCGCGTTGGTGCCGGGCTGCGGCTCGGGGCCAATGTCGGCTACATGAAGTTTTCCAAGAAGCAGCGCTGGCTGCCGTTCTAGAAAAGCCCTTGGGTCGCACCATAAAGGGCAAATGGGCGTCCTTCGGGACGCCCTTTTTTTTATTTAGCGCGGACTTCCTCCATGCGCTTCAGATAGCGCGCTAGGACGTCGATCTCGAGATTCACGACCCGCCCGGCTGCCAGCTCTGCCAGCGTGGTCACATCCCAGGTGTGCGGGATGATGTTGAGGGTGAAATGCGCACGGCCGTCGCTCGCGTCGATCACGCTGTTGACCGTCAGCGAGACGCCGTCGACTGTGATCGAACCTTTCTCGGCGATGTAAGGTGCGAGCGCGGCTGGAGCGGCAATCGTTACCTTATGCGAATCGCCAACGGGTTCGACAGACAACACTTCGCCGACGCCGTCGACATGGCCGGTGACGATATGCCCGCCCAGTTCGTCGCCCACCTTCAATGCGCGTTCAAGGTTGAGGCGGCGGCCTTGTGTCCACATGCCGCTGGCGGTTTTGCTGACGGTTTCTGCAGAGGCGTCGACCGCGAACCAGTCTGCGCCCTTGTCAACGACGGTCAGACAGCATCCCGAACAGGCAATTGACGCGCCCAGATCAACGCCGCCCATGTCATAGCCGCAACTGATGACAAGCCGCAGGTCGCCGCGTTGCTCGGCGGTGGTGATGGTTCCGATGTCGGTGACTATGCCTGTAAACATGGGAAGGCCTCGTAGACTTCAAACCGGTCGTTGCCAAGCATCCGCGTATCTGCAAGTCGCCATTTGCCATGCGCCTCGGTCAGATCGGTGAGGTCTATGTCGCCAAGGCACGGCTTGCCACCACCTATCAGGATTGGTGCCCGATAGAGCATCAACCGGTCAACCAGCCCGGCGCGCAGGAAGGCACTTGCGGTTTGTGCGCCGCCTTCGACGATCAGTCTGTTGCAATCGAGCGAGGCGACATCTTGCGGCGTGCGGATGGCTTCCCACCCCTCAGGCGCCATACCGCTGCCGAGCATGATGCGGCGGGGGCTGCGCACTTCGAGGCCGGGCAGGCGCACATCGAGTTTGGGCGTATCGGCGCGAACCGTGCCTGCGCCGACCAGGATCGCGTCGCAGCGTGCGCGTTCGAGATGGGCGTGCGCGCGCGCGGCATCGCCGGTAATCCAGCGGCTGCTGCCATCCGCCATCGCGATGCAGCCGTCGAGTGAGGTCGCCAGCTTTAGTGTAACATGTGGGCGGCCTTTGGTGATACGGGTGACGAAACCGGCAAGGCCTGCGAGCGCTTCCGCCGCCATTGCATCGCGTTCGACGATGATACCCCCAGCTTCCAGCCGGTCGAAACCCTTGCCTGCGGTGCGGGGATCAGGGTCGGTCAGCGCGCCGACGACGCGGGCGGGCTTGGCAGTAATCAGGCTGTCGGTACAGGCAGGCCCACGCGCGCTTTCATGCGCACAAGGTTCCAGGCTGACAAAGATTGTCGCACCTGCCGCAGCGCTTCCGGCCAGCTCCAGCGCCACTGCCTCGGCATGGGGGCGGCCACCAGGCTGGGTCCAGCCGCGTCCGACAACAATGCCATCCTTGACGATGATACAGCCTACCGAGGGGTTGTTACCCGTTAGCCCCTTGCCGCGTTCGGCAAGCGCAATCGCGGCGGAAAGCCAGCGCCGGTCTTCGCCAGAAACTTTGGCTACGACGGCTATTTCGATGCCCCTACGCGCGCGGCGATTTCGGCTTCCGACTTGGCGCGGCGCTCGGCGTCATCTTTCTGGGCCTCGGCATCGAGTTTCTCGACATCCATGCCGACGGCACTGCCCAGCGCCTTATAGGCTTCACGTTCGCGCGCGCGCATCGCATCCTTTTTCTTTTGATATTCTCGGATTGCGGCGAGGCTTTCCTCGACCGAGCGGTCGGCGGGCCAGCTTTCGAAATAGGTGACGGTCGGCGGCGGCGGGGTCGCCTTGTCCTTCGCGTCGAAATAGAACATCG
Coding sequences:
- a CDS encoding type I secretion system permease/ATPase, with protein sequence MQIEPLSPEALALAGQPGPTPSDPLIAAIARLAREFELPDPGILLQGFAVNSDGTLPFHQAEIAAELVGLQCDTLPMGRLPTKSRQLPALIRTRDGAAIVYESNKDQLLLWTPGNGEPVWTDAEAVEAEFAGQAVHILGNANLRQGEDVGKVAALRGHWFWSELYKLRREFYPVLWAALLINLLAFALPLFTMNVYDRIIPNRAISSLWVLAIGVVLAFAVEFALRMARAGLLDELGRKLDLKLSEKIFGKLVNIPLAERAGDTGRLSRRVSEYEIVRDFFASTTITLLVDFIFMIVFVAMIAILAGWLAVIPVVIIGAMIAAGMVLQRKMTAAAIDAQHDAGLQNSLLVESIAGAETLKACAAEGRIVGRWRNVASMSAQTQERLRRLSAISVTLASLCQQITSIALVIGGFYMFDSGTISMGAIIAIVMLAGRSLSPAGQLAFLITRGRQALTVLDSIEKLMLSGDERTAGSQSVVPQVREGLIRVEDMSFSYPGAAQPALAEINLNIKPGEKVAIIGRVASGKSTLGRVLCGLYFPDGGSVQVDGLDNRQFRPADLRSQLRFVGQDAELFGGSIKDNLLLAAPRADDAQLIAALRRVGADEFLGRDAGGFDRLAGERGRSLSGGQRSFLLLARSLANPSKLLFLDEPTGAMDSATEKLFIEKLGAALYPDQTLVVSTHRQAILSLCDRLIVMDGGRIIADGPREKIMAQAAAQGAAT
- a CDS encoding cell wall hydrolase; this encodes MMHDFPDTGELIIVERVEHEPVYTRNSTLPWVIAALVGFGLLFATIIPRVDFAEMGEMARAWTGSGQGSETKKLAPEMQALLNETLAGKPALAEEGTAAEQLNEAMPLSTLPVEAARPFVMPYDSIPIADRALRCLTQAVYYEAGFEPMEGRHAVAQVILNRMRHPAYPNSVCGVVYQGSSRPGCQFSFTCDGSLYRAPDPKAWAVARDVAQQALSGKVTSAVGMATHYHANYVSPYWAPKLTKINKIGAHIFYRWPGNWGRPGAFTDGYSGKEFIPALSSLANINAGKLGMDGEELLEEAATAPAALPPDPTDRRAENDLGGRMDVSKGWKLTIPSPTESRGAYERAQMSQGTIAAPATVAGATP
- a CDS encoding HlyD family type I secretion periplasmic adaptor subunit, which translates into the protein MKIVKWYRRLNAGERVIFFSGLGLSLFLIWASLAEVDEVARGQGRVIPSSKVQLIQASEPSTIANILVRSGQSVRKGQLLVRLDDTTSSSELGQLQEENQRLAGRAARLGSEGGLAGAGECQGQGCEDERRLQQVRQSALGSRTAALNAAVEQRRRDMQEAQATVNSLQSSLKLAQDQVEMLRPLAQKNIVPQTELMSAQREMVDIQGRLAAAREGVSRAAAGIREAQAQVSEARLQFAQDALNERSQINTKIAVNQQTIRGAQGRVDRSEIRSPVNGVVNDVQVNTIGGFVNPGEKIMQVVPMGDKLLIEARISPSDIAFIKVGDRANVKVTAYDFSIYGGLSGRVAQVSADSIYDEVERQAYFTVVIETDRSYLAVGKKRLPITPGMICDVEVMTGRKSVLSYLLKPVLKARSQALTER
- a CDS encoding transglutaminase-like cysteine peptidase, with translation MSQWLRTSKTRMWRTRWLGGLAGAALLSTPALAETAVPEEAKSDAEPAEVVAQATPVVTAVAAPVATQNCAPVRLASINRIAPAAAPASYSKSAAILGGGLSSLDRIRLAQSGAASAGPLAMPSVATQSTLAELAPLTPQPAEFAPVEGPVENCVQPPAMALNRPNISDDRMILGSLRLAIHRTPFDQQWSKVSRAGSARGLQRYLPRTGASASDTPRQQVEAINSWVNGQIGYTDDIMLYRQNDFWASSRETLRRRKGDCEDFAILKMDMLAAMGVDRDRMILVVARDLVRNADHAVLVVQLEDGPVILDNSTDRLLDGRLAHDYRPIMSFANNGKWLHGYAMAAAEPPAPAKTPALAAIEGPAPIVSIAAISVLSMPATALSIPVSIGN
- a CDS encoding EipA family protein, producing the protein MTGLSLQKFGSRLALVFVALSLTAMPVSAQIQTVDPNDAIDADLGTPPKVEPPSAADIPTDPPIEGDTTVAPGMESTTTPAAVMPAGDPSTYQEDDLIGAAEGVFGKGAEGLGKLMEDILKKQGRPNGYIVGREGGGALVVGLRYGSGTLHHKVEGEKPVYWTGPSIGFDAGANAGSTFVLVYNLYDTEDLYRRFPSGEGVAYLVGGFNASYLRRGDIVLIPIRVGAGLRLGANVGYMKFSKKQRWLPF
- a CDS encoding riboflavin synthase, producing MFTGIVTDIGTITTAEQRGDLRLVISCGYDMGGVDLGASIACSGCCLTVVDKGADWFAVDASAETVSKTASGMWTQGRRLNLERALKVGDELGGHIVTGHVDGVGEVLSVEPVGDSHKVTIAAPAALAPYIAEKGSITVDGVSLTVNSVIDASDGRAHFTLNIIPHTWDVTTLAELAAGRVVNLEIDVLARYLKRMEEVRAK
- the ribD gene encoding bifunctional diaminohydroxyphosphoribosylaminopyrimidine deaminase/5-amino-6-(5-phosphoribosylamino)uracil reductase RibD, yielding MAVVAKVSGEDRRWLSAAIALAERGKGLTGNNPSVGCIIVKDGIVVGRGWTQPGGRPHAEAVALELAGSAAAGATIFVSLEPCAHESARGPACTDSLITAKPARVVGALTDPDPRTAGKGFDRLEAGGIIVERDAMAAEALAGLAGFVTRITKGRPHVTLKLATSLDGCIAMADGSSRWITGDAARAHAHLERARCDAILVGAGTVRADTPKLDVRLPGLEVRSPRRIMLGSGMAPEGWEAIRTPQDVASLDCNRLIVEGGAQTASAFLRAGLVDRLMLYRAPILIGGGKPCLGDIDLTDLTEAHGKWRLADTRMLGNDRFEVYEAFPCLQA